A genomic region of Colletotrichum destructivum chromosome 5, complete sequence contains the following coding sequences:
- a CDS encoding Putative FKBP-type peptidyl-prolyl cis-trans isomerase domain-containing protein, protein MGVTKTTHNEGSGAIPKPGQTVTIEYTGYLKDTSKPDNKGSKFDSSVGRGDFVTRIGVGQVIKGWDEGVTQMKVGEKATLDITSDYAYGERGFTGHIPPNADLIFDVHLKNVN, encoded by the exons ATGGGTGTTACTAAGACCACTCACAACGAGGGCTCCGGCGCCATCCCTAAGCCTGGCCAGACCGTCACCATTGAGTACACCGGTTACCTCAAGGACACTTCCAAGCCCGACAACAAGGGCAGCAA ATTCGACTCTTCGGTTGGCCGCGGCGACTTCGTCACCCGTATTGGTGTCGGCCAGGTTATCAAGG GCTGGGATGAGGGCGTCACCCAGATGAAGGttggcgagaaggccaccctCGACATCACCAG TGACTACGCCTACGGCGAGCG CGGCTTCACCGGCCACATTCCCCCTAACGCCGACCTCATCTT CGACGTCCACCTGAAGAACGTCAACTAA
- a CDS encoding Putative signaling mucin MSB2, which produces MHPKSALLAAALGFASTACADQERPKIYFPRHVKRQFTNATITRQETFPAPESTPFESTSDSFGSSFGDILTSLSDSLFGPSSTIASTTPLPTSTVSAPALDSSAPLSTLSTTVQTLPDGRVTTVIISSTVVFDPTETTDTTTPVGSTSALPPVIVLPTTSETSTVAISEPLVSSQVPTTSQATPTPSETSAIVQSNGPESSSVEPLQSASAPVSTKSSTPVSVSESIASSTTQVTSEDANTSIEAVSSTQPAPTSESEPTTSVSSSGILLAPTGVVTPTSNVEPTTSTSEPGRTSVSDQETSSSAVAPSAIPNVNTTEPEVSSLASSVVLTVETSSTALRSTAAANRASAETTSASVSETSRPTNPLDPIVSFISSEVAIPTNITGPIANATSAEVPVFSTSDIVIPTPTALPAPTDPTATTLPVPTEPVANVTSSAEAPADLTTSLPVPTEPVLNVTSSTDPLAEPTTILPTTDIANATSTEVPVGQTTSTPVSFTDGMTSVLTASATATVEIPANNTSTEVPLTTSQLPTLTELPTSVTSISNATETDSATVPPTATASLSSTTVSNETATATEPLLTTSETLTSATEIPVSTTVPVNTTEVPSETPVETTPTATLLSPTTTSLVITTPVITSIPATATITDSESWLPSTIIVELSTSLSTPTEALAPTSTAPLPSDLPKVISGPEPNVEQPKDSMLLQIGFLHGENYQHVSKNPNAAAQIFTCLPKALADAAGLDINQIRMTKLVPFDTSQTLGYITTLAKFYYPRSMVDTLRMDIKIPNSAIYNNPDQLVFNLTQNINPAIEIIPGMEDDGSSTGNDGSSSTSTPNNPNDPFGGSDDSSKQSPIQKGTAAAIGIGAVGVAAAYGAAMFIIARRYKQKKQAHRRASSVTSSEMRYTGAGSPPMMGGALMSRDFSNYGGVAGGVPGGRESHGSGQTGRSGMGNSARTAYISAPVAAENSLGWN; this is translated from the coding sequence ATGCATCCCAAATCTGCCCTCCTGGCTGCGGCCCTGGGCTTTGCCTCAACCGCCTGCGCCGACCAAGAAAGGCCGAAGATTTACTTTCCCCGTCACGTCAAACGTCAGTTTACGAATGCGACGATAACGAGGCAGGAGACGTTCCCGGCGCCTGAGAGCACCCCGTTCGAGTCTACGTCAGATTCCTTCGGTTCATCCTTCGGCGACATACTGACGAGCCTGTCCGATTCCCTCTTCGGCCCATCATCGACCATCGCGTCCACGACCCCGTTGCCTACTTCCACTGTTTCTGCCCCCGCACTTGACTCGTCCGCACCCCTCTCGACCCTGTCCACGACTGTTCAAACCCTTCCCGATGGCAGGGTGACGACCGTCATTATCTCGAGCACCGTAGTCTTTGACCCGACAGAGACGACGGACACGACCACACCTGTTGGATCCACGAGCGCTTTGCCCCCGGTTATCGTGCTGCCGACGACTAGCGAAACATCCACCGTCGCGATTAGTGAGCCGCTCGTGAGTTCTCAGGTTCCCACGACTTCGCAGgccacgccgacgccatccgAGACCAGTGCCATTGTTCAATCCAATGGCCCCGAGTCCAGCTCTGTGGAGCCCCTGCAGTCCGCGTCTGCGCCGGTTTCCACCAAGTCTTCGACACCTGTTTCGGTCTCCGAGTCTATCGCTAGCTCCACGACTCAGGTCACCTCGGAAGACGCCAACACGAgcatcgaggccgtctcGAGCACCCAGCCTGCACCCACCTCGGAGTCCGAGCCGACCACGTCCGTGTCCTCGTCTGGTATCCTCTTGGCACCCACGGGTGTTGTGACCCCGACGTCCAACGTCGAGCCTACCACCTCGACAAGCGAGCCTGGACGCACTTCGGTCTCTGACCAGGAAACATCGTCTAGTGCTGTCGCCCCTAGCGCAATTCCCAACGTCAACACCACAGAGCCTGAAGTGTCGTCCCTGGCGAGCTCCGTTGTCCTCACTGTAGAGACGTCTTCCACTGCCCTCCGATCGACTGCGGCCGCCAACAGGGCCTCTGCCGAGACTACTTCCGCTTCCGTCTCGGAGACTAGCAGGCCCACCAACCCTTTGGACCCCATCGTTTCCTTCATTTCCAGCGAAGTGGCTATTCCCACGAACATTACTGGgcccatcgccaacgccactTCCGCCGAGGTTCCTGTCTTCTCCACATCCGACATCGTAATCCCGACGCCCACTGCTCTCCCAGCTCCTACCGACCCTACGGCTACGACACTTCCCGTCCCGACAGAACCCGTTGCGAACGTCACATCATCTGCCGAGGCCCCCGCCGACCTAACTACGTCACTGCCTGTCCCGACCGAGCCTGTTTTGAACGTCACATCGTCCACTGATCCCCTTGCTGAGCCCACGACCATTCTCCCTACCACTGACATTGCCAATGCCACCTCAACCGAGGTGCCTGTAGGACAGACAACTTCAACCCCCGTGTCGTTTACGGATGGCATGACATCCGTGCTCACAGCTTCGGCCACGGCCACTGTTGAGATACCTGCCAACAACACCTCGACTGAGGTGCCCCTGACGACCTCTCAACTCCCGACTTTGACCGAACTTCCCACGTCTGTTACTTCTATCAGTAATGCCACCGAGACTGACAGCGCAACTGTACCGCCGACTGCTACTGCCTCCCTGTCGTCCACCACTGTCTCCAATGAAACGGCCACCGCTACGGAGCCCCTGCTTACCACCAGCGAGACCCTCACCTCGGCAACCGAGATCCCTGTCTCAACCACCGTCCCTGTAAACACGACGGAGGTTCCTTCGGAGACGCCCGTGGAGACTACGCCCACAGCTACACTGCTCTCGCCGACCACCACGTCCTTGGTCATTACTACTCCCGTGATCACCAGCATTCCAGCCACGgccaccatcaccgactCGGAGTCATGGCTTCCGAGTACCATCATTGTGGAACTGTCCACCTCACTCAGCACTCCCACGGAAGCTCTCGCGCCCACGTCGACGGCCCCGTTGCCTTCCGATTTACCCAAGGTCATCAGTGGCCCCGAACCCAATGTTGAACAACCCAAGGACTCCATGCTTCTCCAGATTGGTTTCCTGCACGGTGAGAACTATCAACACGTGAGCAAGAACCCCAACGCTGCCGCCCAAATTTTCACATGCCTGCCCAAGGCTCTGGCGGATGCGGCCGGTCTCGATATCAACCAGATCCGGATGACGAAGCTCGTCCCATTCGACACGTCACAGACCCTCGGTTACATCACCACGCTTGCCAAGTTTTACTACCCCCGCAGTATGGTGGACACCCTTCGCATGGACATCAAGATCCCCAACTCGGCCATTTACAACAACCCGGACCAACTCGTCTTCAACCTCACGCAGAACATCAATCCCGCCATTGAGATTATTCCGGGCATGGAGGACGATGGCAGCTCCACTGGCAATGAtgggtcgtcgtcgacctcaacTCCCAACAACCCCAACGATCCCTTCGGCGGTAGCGACGACAGCTCCAAGCAGTCTCCTATCCAGAAGGGCACAGCTGCTGCCATCGGCATTGGCGCTGTTGGCGTTGCTGCTGCGTACGGTGCTGCTATGTTCATCATTGCCCGCCGCTAtaagcagaagaagcaggcaCACCGCCGCGCGAGCTCTGTCACCTCGTCCGAGATGCGTTACACCGGTGCTGGTAGCCCGCCCATGATGGGTGGTGCCTTGATGAGCCGCGATTTCTCCAACTACGGCGGAGTCGCTGGCGGAGTGCCTGGCGGCCGCGAGAGTCATGGCAGTGGTCAGACCGGCCGAAGCGGCATGGGCAACTCGGCGAGAACAGCCTATATCTCGGCGCCTGTCGCTGCTGAGAACTCCCTCGGTTGGAACTGA